The window GGGTGAGGCTGGGTACAGCCCTGAGCGACCTGATGCCATCggggttggaccaggtgacctCTAGAGGCCCTTTTCGGTTTAAGTTAAATATTCCACTggtctactaaaaaaaaaaataagcattccATTTGTagtgataaatatttaatagagGATCGATTCAGTTGCATTAGGTAACCGCAATGACTTTAATTTATGAGTTTCTTTGTTAAATGCATTGCATTCTACCTGTGCTTGAGCTGAATAACGTGCAGTTGACTACAGCCTGCCTTGTTCATTAGCATCGTATCTCACAGAAGGAGTAACCTGATGGGCTGTTCTTCCTTACCCAGTCTCGCTGTATCAGTCAGAGCTCataaataaacagcaacaaacagtAATCTTATAGCATTCTCACGCTTCACTACGGTAACCTCAAGCATCCAAAGCCTGCAGACTTGACAGGCACGTATGCAGCGTGCAAGCAAGACCAAAAGACAAGtgataaaatgaagtttttatAGTTATTGCTAGCAGAAGTAATTTTCAGTAGTGTATATAGTTTTAAATTCTCCTCCCTGTTAAGTTCCTGGCTTCTTCACTTTAAAAAGTTTGATGCTAGTTTAAAAAGAGCCTTCAACTGAGTTCTAAATGAGAGTAGCTCCTACGCTCATATAGCAGAAAGCACTACTATTAGGAAGATTCTGTTACAAATTCCACTAACGCAATCTATCAGACTGGACCTATTGTATAAAGGTTGCAAGCTTGATGTGACTGACAGGAGGTTGTAacaaggtgggggtcagcctcttttcacaggtaactagtgataggactagagatAATAGCCTGAAGTTGCACCATGGAAGGTTCACATTGGCTAATAGGAAAAAATTGTCCTCAGGAAGAGTAGTCAAGCACTGGTAGAAGCTGCACAGGGAAGTGGTcaagtcactgtccttggagacattcaagaacCATGTAGATGTGACACTTAGGTTTAGTGAGCGTGACAGTGATGGCTGTCAGAACTGGTGGTCTTAGAGGTCCTTGAAGATTCTATGTAGCATCAATAAATGGAGAATCAATCCAGAAGATGAAGTTCATTTTCTGCTATACTTCTAGTAAGttaaaaaaacactgctttcctGAAGCTATTACTACCCAAAGCTAAGGGGAAGTTTGGGCATGCTGGCTACAAGGCATAAGTACTGAACTAGAGAGCTGTGTACCTTACATAAAGGATTTAGGTACCCATTCTGCCTGGAAGCGTGAGAGAATTACTAAGGGATCCCACGTCTGTCTTGTTTATTGTGAGTCTAAATGAGCTTGAAGTAAACGTATACCAACAGCTCTATTTTCATACACTGGTTTAGGTAAGAAGGTTATGCTTTCTTTTGCCTGTCTTTTCTGACCAATGTATCTGTAGAATCCCTTCTTATCATTTTCCATATCCCTCGCCAAGTTTCattccatctgcaccttggctttcctggtCCCATCTCTGCACATCTGTACAGCATCCCTATATTCTTCCTAGGCCACCCTTTCCCCACTTCCACAGcctatatttttccttcttatccATCAGTTTggccagcagctccttgctcagccatgccagttTTCTGACTTTTCTGCTTAATTTCTTGTTGATGGATGGATAGCTTTTGTGCTCAaagaaaggcatccttaaagagctgccagctctgttctggttctttgtctctaaggacagtttcccagggtaACCTCATCCAGTAATTACTCAAATAGCTTGAAGTTCACTAGCCTGAAATTCAGGATTCCGACTCCATTCTTTTGCTAGGCCCACATTCCTTGAGATCATGAACTGAACCAGGGCATAACTGCTACAGCCCAGGCTACCACTGATCTTAACCTCTTGTAACGACCTCCTCTGCACTGGTGAACACCAGGTCTAAGTAGCACTCCCCCTCTCACTTGTCTATCCAGTAGCTGGATCACAAAGTTATCATCAACAGACTCCAGcagtctcctggattgcttgcagctcaTGGCATTGTTTTCCCAGAAGATATCTGAGTAGTCGAAATCCTCCACCAGGATGAGAGCCTGTGAGCATGACAGctcttgcagctgaagcaaggtGTTGCCAACAGGCTGcccttgatcaggtggcctgtaacAGAACCTAACCACCAGTTGTCCTTTTAATCCACAGGCTCTCATCCTGGTAATGGTTGTTTCTCATAGGCAGCTCTTCAGTCTAGCTACTTCTTAATGTAATacggcaactccaccacctttCCTACCTTGCCTCTCCCTTCTAAAAAGCTTGTAGCCCTCAACTGCAGTATTCTAGCTATATGATTAATTCCCACCATCTTTCTGTGATAGCAATTTTAAGCTTAATGAACCTATTATAAGTGGCTTAAGCGCTGCTAATTAGATCACATTTGCAGAATAGCCATATTAGGTCAAACAGTGCCATTTAGCTCAGTAAAAGCTCAAAGAAAGAATGCAAGGCAAGACCTTAATAAGCTTTACCTGACAAAGGCTTCCAGCACTCAGTGGTTTTTACTTCCTAACTGAGGAGTTGAATCTCAACCTGTTTAACAGCCATGTGGTTTGTGAAATGTTCATTtctgaaaccattttttccttttatcctgTACAACACCTTGCAAACATCTGTTTTGTAACACAAGAAGTGTACTTTATGTCACAGGCTGCACTGTTTCACATCCCCTTCAGTTTGCATTCTGAACTTACAACTCTATGCCATTTGACATTCATGTAGAAGCTTATTCTGCTTGTGCACGTATCAGCTCAATCCCTCCTGGTGCCTGGACTACTGTATTCATTTTAAGACTCATGAAATGTCTTCTAGTATAGCAGATCCTTTAAGGAACTGAGCATTTTATGGCATGAGGGTGTTCATAGGTCTTTCATTCTCTTCAGCATCTGTCACACAGTTGAAAAGAACATGGCACAAGTTGTGAAAGCAAGTCAGATGTTTATTCAGTATGGCTAACAGACTGGCAAGCTAGCGCTTTCCACCAACACGAGGAGCAGAAACCTTGACTGGCTTCACAATTTTCTGCTTAGGTGCTGCCTTTGTTGGAGCCTGTGGGAGAAACAACAACATataagcaaagagaaacaaattatCCACATTACTGAAAGCGTCCCTGTGCTACACTTACAGTTCTTTAGACAAAGGAGGCAATTTAAAAATCAGAGTTAACGGATTGTTACTACACATATTACTATAAGCCTAAAATATAGATGATGCCAACCTTTGGCATTAGGTCAGAAGCAGTACTGAAGAGCATGCTAGCGCTCACCAATACACTGCTACCAAGTCCCTAAATAATGTCCTATCTAGGCAAGTTGACATCCACACATCGCCGCCATCTGCTCAGAAAGTGGTTTACTGTAATATTTGCTCTCCCTCTAAGAAGTAGTTTGTTCTATTCAGCAGTTCACATGCGTATCCTTAGTGCAATAGCTTGGTCAGTATGCTTCCAGATCAAAATAgacaaattaaaacacaaattcCCAATTAAGTGCTGCAGTAGTGTTACAACACGGCATATTCCCAGTATACCCACTGCATCTTACCTTTGCAGCAGAAACAGCCGTTTTCTTGGTGGCCTGCTTAGCCTTCTTGGCTTCTTTAGCAGCCCTGttaattcacagaaaaaaaaagctaattattCATGTCTGCCATTCACTGTTTCTTTGTCTCAACCACTGTAAGAGCTGCCTAAGATCAGGAAACAAATGCCTTATTTCAGGTTCATCCCCTGTATTCAGTGCCTCTCTAGCAAGACTACCACAGAGACAACAGAACTGCATGTGACAGAAAGCAGTATTTATACAAAGGGAGAGAGCAAGAAGAGACCCCTCTCTGCTGATAGTAACTCTTGCTGAGATTACTCAGTATTGCCTGCAAATACACTGATCCCCCCAAAAATGTTTGTAATACACAGAGCTCAGCTACAGCTCAAGACCTTGTAGGGAAATGCACtggtaatattttaaatacctgAGGATAGCCCCAGATGCTGGATTTCTCACCTGATAGCTTGTTCCCTCTGTGCTTTTCGTACTTCAGGCTTCTGGTTTCGCTTAGCCATAATCTCAGCTAAGGATGCACCAGTAATAGCCCTCTGAAACTTAACAGCACGGCGTGTGCGCTTCTTTTGTATCTCTTCCTAAAATGACACCATACAAAGACAATTAGCATTGTAAGATATTAAATAAAAGCCTCAAGACAATTAGAGCAACAAGCTGCTATTAAGACTGAAGGTATTACCAAGTTGTGTACAGAAGGATTTTATTCCTCATTTTGGACATAGACAATTCACTGATTTGCCAAAGCAGACCAATAAGCCATCAACTTTACTTCTCCAAATGAACTCACAGGTGTTGAGTCAGTGTTTCCATGTAAGCCTAACTACTCTTTTGCTGTGCAATGTTAAGCAAGAGACTGAAAATACCTATGTTaacatgctgtattttttcactGCAATGACAACTGCATAACAATGACATTCTACTAAGTTAGAATCATTGAActgtttgagctggaagggacctttaaaggtaatgtagtccaactcccctgcaggaACAGGGACATCTATAACTACATGTATAAGTTTTCAGAAAGGTTATATGAACACATCCCTCACTCATCACACCCAAATCATCTGATAATCAGTACTCTATTACAAAATTCGGGAATCTCACAGTCCAAATAATTAAGCAGTCCACAGATTAAACAGTGCTCTCCCATCTTCTGTAAAGCTTTTTCAAATGAAGTTGTTTAAACACGTATAATTCAGAGGAATATTACAATCTGATGCACCTCCTGTGGTTCCGAGGGGACCCTCAGACATACTGACCACCTCGTTCTGGTTCTATGAGTCATGCTTTTGCTACCCATCAGCATACTGCAGTTACCTCCATTCTAACAGACCAATTACCAAGTTTTTTGCTGGAAAACTTGAGAGCAGCTTTCATTGGTATATACTTACTGACTGTCCTTTCTTGTGCTTACGCCTATACAGAACAGTCCAATTGATTTGACGGGGGTTTCTCTTGGAAAGGAATGCAGACTCACATTTTGCATTCAAGAATTGGAAAAcctaggaagaaaagaaagtatttgtatatatttgtataaGGTTCATTTCTATGAAAGACGCTGTCATGCTTTAACATCAGCATATCAAGTGATTATTTCATTCAGTGTTTTTCCAACACTGatgcttttgtatttctttacaCAGATGACAATTATCTCTGAGTCCAGATTCTGTCCCCAGATTTTAACGTGGGGAATTTTGTTCCTTTGATTAAACTATCTCATCCCACTAAAAAGCATCCcctgaataatatttttcatgcagagttatagaattactcaggttggaaaagaccctcaagatcatcaagtccaacagcAACCTAgccatagtaccctaactctcacaaccctctgctaaatcatgtccctgagcaccacatccaaacggtttttgaacacgtccagggatggtgactcaaccacctccctggggagcctattccagtgcttaaccaccctttctgtaaagaagtgtttcctgatatccaaactaaacttaccctggcgcatCTTTAGGCCATTTCCCCCCTCCTGTCACCTGGCACCAttgagaagagaccaaccccgctctcgctgtaagcacctttcaggtatttgaagagagcaataaggtctcccctcagcctcctcttccccagaccaaacagccccagttcctttaaTTGTGCCTCACagggcacattctccaagcccttcgcaagccttgttgcccttctttggacctgctccagcatgcTCTGATGCTATTTTTTCCTGAGTAAAGCTCacaatgcttttttgttttgttttttttttaatccccatCACAATGCTGTACTGTACCCAAGGAGCAGCATAAACAGCCATATCCAGAAGTGCACAAGTGTTTGTTCTCAATTAACCGTGTCCTTTCTGTATGTGAGGGTCACACGTGGACATAAGCAACGCTTGGGAGACCAGCACTGCCcaacttcatagaatcacagaatctcaaggttggaaaggacctgtaagatcatctagtccaaccgtcctcccattacccttgctaccacagGAAACTGAAGGCAAAATTGAGGGGCTGATTTGCTACCAGTTAGTCAGGTTTAAGTTTCTCAGATTCTAAGGAGATCACCTCAAGAATTACTCAGTCCAATTGTTAACCTGTCATTTCTTAAGACACGCTGCACAGCAACACCACAGCAATGGAACTATAAACactcacagaatggctgggttcgaagggacctcaaagccagtttcagccccctgctgtgggcagggctgccacccacaagctcaggctgcccagagccccatccagcctggccttgaatgcctgcagggatggggcaccacaacTGATCCAAGCAGCCTGTGGCAGTGACAAGAACCAGAGCATCTCTTCATAGACACAAACATCATATCTCTAACCCTGCACacacaaaataagaaaactaGATCCCCATGATCCATACCTAACACACTAGATGCACATCCCATTgcctcagcagagctcagcattaGAAGCAGAACCTTTAACTAACATTTTCTAAGCCACCCCTCGCACATCACAGCCGCACACTAACTCAGGCTTCCCGGCACGCACAGTTCCCGTGAGCCGGGCCTGCCGCGCACTGACgccagcagcacagcgctgctcccggcagCTCACAGCGGGCGCGGCCCGCAGGCCCCGCTCAGCACCCGGTTTCCTCCTCGGCAAGGCGAGGCCTCGCTCCTCCGGTACTCCGCCAGCCGCGCCGCGGCCTCACCTTGCCATCCGTGCGGGCGTAGCGGCGGCCATGGCCCGGGTAGATCTTATACCCGCTGAAGCTGCACAACTCGACCCTGCGAGGAAGACAAAAGTTAGCAGAAAGCACAGGCCAGCGGCAGAGGGTTCTGCAGTCGCCCCGCGGCCTCCCCGCGGGGGATGGCGGCGGATAGGGCGGCCAGGGCCGCAACCCTACTCACTTCATGATGGCGGCAGGCGGGCCGGAAAGGACGGCGGCCGGCCGGAAGTGGGCGTGGCGACGGCGGCGCGGGGTATGCCGGGAGCGCTCCGCCTACGCAGCGCCCGGCGTGAGGCCGCGGGCTGCTGAGCAGGGTTCGTTGCGGGAGCTTCTGCCGGCTGCTTCTGGGTCCCCTTAGGTTTCGCTGCGCGACCCTGGGCGCGGGGACAGTCACTCTACGGGGACATAAATCAATCGTCGTAACAACGGGAATTTTCTCGTCGGGGAGCGAGGCGGCCAATCGGCGCCCAGCGTCCGGTTGCCTGGCGGCGTCGGCGAGAGGGAAGCATGGCGGCCACCGGAGCGGGGAGCACAGGAGCGGCGGCGCGGACCGGGCCCGTCTCGCCGGCTGCAGGGGGTGAGGGGACCTCCGCGGCCTCACGGCGGGGCGGGTGGACTGCAGCCGGCGGCTGGCGTTTGTTTGGGTCGCCGTTGTGCGGCGCCGAGGGGTGTGGGGCGCGCGGTGCGTGCTGGGAGATGTAGTACGGCGCCGAGGGGTGGACGCGGGGCTGCGACTACAGCTCATATTGGGAGGGGCGGGGAGGAAGATGTGACAGGTTTCTGGCactgtgtgctcagcactgaggcTCTTCAGGGCTGTCAGGTGACCGTGGGTTTGAGAGGCAAGCAGATGTGTGGCTGGCAGAATGGTGTGGCAGCAGTGTTCATCCCCACCCTTCACACAGCTGAACCTTAGGGGCCTGTGAGCTGTAAGGTTCTTCGAGTACAGAGGCTACACTGGGGTAGGGGCCCTGTGTGGAACATGCTGTTGATGAAGGGAGTGCGATCTACAGACCAGGTGCCAGGAGGCAAACAAGTGCTGTAATGGTGTGTGAAGTGTGTAAaatgcagagcagggagcaaaTACGTGGAAGCAATGATTGGTGGATGTCACTCACCACAGGTACCCAGCCGTTCAAGTTCCTGTAGGCATCAAGTGATATCCTCTTAACTCTATATTGGCTTTTCATGGAACGTTTTAATCAGGTGTTCCACTAATTAAATACTATTCTATTGTATTTACAATTTGTTGCTGCTCAAATGTTACCTATGCTGTAGCATCGCTGTATGAACAGGTTCTCTGTGTGACTTTTCACCGGGTGCCTTACTGGAGTACACAACATTTTGCCTATCAACACATGTACAAGTGCCACAATCAGGCATCATGCACTGACTGGTTTGGCCACTGGACTGCAACCTTTGGCCCCAAATTAGATATTTTCCCTACCCAATAAGTTAAATACTAAGATTAGGCTTCACAGCAGCCAAACTGTTAAAAGTAAGCGTGTCtcttaaatattaaatatttaaactaaTTTTAAGGGGGTGAGTGttaatgtttgtttcttctgtcaGGTTTAAGCACCTGGCTTCTCCTAACTGAGGGGTGTCAGTTTTGGTTTTACAGTTGGAAACCTCCTCTTTGAGTTTGTACTGGACTGTGCTTCAAAAAAATTTGTATAGACTAATAATGTCTTCCCTttgaagcagagaaaggaaaaggaggaaacagCAGATGTTTATTCAGTGGCCCAGCCTTTCTAGGACTTGTTCACAaggctgtttcttttcctcaagCTAAGAACTGTCAAATGGACATTGAACGAATAGGAGTTAGGTGCCCTCATCTTCAGATGCCGTATGAGGGTGTTTGATGGAATGCTCCAGGGAGGTAAAGTTTGTAGGTTTGCACAGCTTTCCTGAGCAACTAAAGTCTGGATGCTGCTTATCCCTATGTCACTCTCCTTTATTATCCTTTactgttgtttgttgtttgtttagtGACAGGTATGGCTGCTGTGCCTGAGGAGTGTGACCATACAGCTGTGTGTTCTGGATGTTTTGGGTATGCCTGCAAATAGGTATTTAGATAGAGAGCTCCTACACATAGGAACCACTCTAACTGTCAGGCTACTTAAAATCTAAAACCAttgaagacattaaaaaatatagatttttcttttgaaatttgGGGTTTTGAGGATCACACCTTTAAATTTAGCTTCGTGAATTTCACTCAGCTCAGCCTCACACTTAAGGGGATCTCTCTGTTACTGTTACTGCCAGAATTTAGCCAGAATTCTTTATTTGGACAGGGACTGGCATCTACATCTTCCAATAACTAGATGctttttttctaatgtatttAGTGTGAATTAGTGaatttgcttcaattctaagTGGAAAAGAAGGTTCATTTTTATCACTAAGTTAGCTGTATGTGTTACAAAAGCAGATCAGTTTGTCTTACTCTGCATTCTCAGTACACATTTTCATATGTCAAGTATTGAATTTGActactttctgttttatttttttcttattctaagGTTTGGTGGTTAACTGGTCGGGTCAAGGATTGCAAAAGCTGGGTCCAACCTTACCCTGTGATCCTGATACTCACACTCTGATTCTGGACAAAAACCAGATAATTAAATTGGAACATTTGGAGAAATGCAGGAATCTGATGCAGGTCAGTGTCACTTGAGTTGTATTTGCTGTGATGTAATGGTACTGTGGTGCTAACTGAAGTATTGCTGCTATAAGGCCACGTTATACAACTGAAGTCAGTCAGCAGTTACTGTCATCATAGGAAAATTAAGCAATTGTGAACTAAAGTAGAAAGCTCTATTTTCAACATAGCTCTGCAGTTGGTGGTGGAGGAAACTGTTTTGCTAGTTTCTTAGGTAAGTAAGATTAATGTAATGTACCTAAGAACGTTTAAAAGGGTCACTGACCTGATTTCGATACTTTTTAGTTTTTGAGTACTTCATTTCTATAACCTTAAAAATAGCTGTGTAGTTTACATGGAGTAAAGATAAACATGCAGACGTACTTACAGGACTCTCCCTGGTTGGGTTTCAAAACTCTTCACAGAGAAGAAGCGTTAGTAGCCTTAATTTACaggaataaatgaataaataagcCATATGGATTAggtttgaaaaaagaaaagaaaaagaagaagagaacaaCTCAGCAATTAGAAAATACAAACATGTGAAGTGGGAGAGATCTGTGGTCtttgccaggggaggtttaggttggatatcaggaaaaacttctttacagaataggttgttaagcactggaataggctccccaggaggggattgagtcaccatccctggatgtgttcaaaaaccatttggatgtggtg of the Gallus gallus isolate bGalGal1 chromosome 1, bGalGal1.mat.broiler.GRCg7b, whole genome shotgun sequence genome contains:
- the RPL24 gene encoding 60S ribosomal protein L24, with the translated sequence MKVELCSFSGYKIYPGHGRRYARTDGKVFQFLNAKCESAFLSKRNPRQINWTVLYRRKHKKGQSEEIQKKRTRRAVKFQRAITGASLAEIMAKRNQKPEVRKAQREQAIRAAKEAKKAKQATKKTAVSAAKAPTKAAPKQKIVKPVKVSAPRVGGKR